A window from Cydia amplana chromosome 12, ilCydAmpl1.1, whole genome shotgun sequence encodes these proteins:
- the LOC134652912 gene encoding uncharacterized protein LOC134652912, with product MQTHGNLTANYLWQPGEFARRVLGERPSPVPPTRELWPPPQQPISISTLHVAYLQDEPYARRTSTLPPQPYVPTTIPVEYDYGPRVCTVGTNTEPAPNLFDRMRILLKRKQDDVVVAQTGRLTAVRETAIDGKDEENPARKAFNGLKKALSGAKYKISPGSETVDSPKISYEMPKPGDRMTTTFGARESRSWCKLPSGAECRRRLRTIGDWCSRRPRRPPRRQSHPPRLQITQV from the coding sequence ATGCAGACACACGGCAACTTGACTGCGAACTATTTGTGGCAACCGGGGGAGTTCGCCAGGCGGGTGCTCGGCGAGCGGCCTTCCCCCGTTCCTCCGACAAGAGAGCTCTGGCCTCCGCCGCAGCAGCCCATCAGCATTAGCACTCTACATGTCGCTTATCTCCAAGATGAACCCTACGCGAGACGGACTTCGACACTCCCCCCACAACCATACGTACCTACCACAATCCCCGTTGAGTACGATTACGGACCTCGAGTATGCACTGTGGGAACTAATACCGAACCCGCACCGAATTTATTCGACAGGATGAGAATTTTGCTCAAACGTAAACAGGATGATGTCGTTGTCGCTCAAACTGGCCGCCTCACCGCCGTCCGAGAAACCGCTATAGACGGAAAAGATGAAGAAAATCCAGCTAGAAAAGCGTTCAACGGTCTCAAAAAGGCACTCTCCGGTGCAAAGTACAAAATATCTCCCGGATCGGAGACTGTAGACAGCCCTAAGATATCATATGAGATGCCGAAACCGGGGGATAGAATGACAACGACCTTTGGAGCTAGAGAGTCAAGGAGTTGGTGCAAGCTGCCTTCGGGAGCTGAGTGTCGGCGGCGACTCCGTACTATAGGAGACTGGTGCTCCCGCCGACCGCGCCGACCGCCACGAAGACAGTCGCATCCACCTCGGCTACAGATTACCCAGGTCTGA